The following nucleotide sequence is from Juglans microcarpa x Juglans regia isolate MS1-56 chromosome 6D, Jm3101_v1.0, whole genome shotgun sequence.
ACATATTGCTTCAATATACTGCCCAATCTTAGCTGGTTCCTCATTTGTTAAACTCAGCCCATACATtgcatataatcattttttgactCGTCATCCTGTAGCTTTTGTGCACGTATTCATGACAAGTAACTATTAGTTTGTGCGTGTGTGGtgtgaagatgaataaattaaCATTCTTAACACACCTCAGCTTCTTTCTGAGCCAGTGTGATTAGAACCAGCTGTTGTTGCAATTCCATGATCTTCTGTTTCTCGTCTGCAATCTCCTCCTGCAactttgttttctgtttttcccATGCCAAAAGCTTCTTCATGCactttttctccctctttgCAACCTCCAAACATGTCTCGACTGACTCTGATGCACTTAATTTAGAAGCCTCCATCTCTGCTCTGATTTCAGCATTCTCAGTCTCAAGTCGTCTCACAGCCGCATTTGCCCTGTCCACTTGACCACTAGCCTTTCTCAATGCATTCTCCATCTCCGAGAGTCTCTTCATGGTTGTATCATCAAGAGTTTGTTTCCCTTTCTTCAACCTTTGAGTCTCCTCCCTTTCCATTCTCAACATCTTAAGCTCAGTCAGATCATGGCAAAGCTTTCTCGCAGCTTGCATTGCCTTCTGATGTGCCCATTCCTTCCGGTCCTTCACTTGTTTCTCGAGATCCTTTACCTGATGAAGCAAAGTTACAATCATCTCATCCTTCTGATCTTCTGCCACAGAATCCCAACTCTCATCAAGCTTCAAATCACGAAATTTACTCAAAACCGAGTTTACAACCTCTTGGTTGTTAAGACCCAAAGAATCTTCATTCTGCTCAGCTGGAACTTCAGCTCCCAATACAAAATGGGCATGCCCATGCGACAAAGCACTCGGGCAGGCTTGAGAGTGTAGCTGCAGCTGTTTTGAGTTGGCCCGGAAACCAGCAGCAAAACTTGCAACATTCCTTTTTAATAATGACTTCATCGAAGGAGAAAGATTAAACCTCTTTGGGCACTCAATATCTCTCGGCAAAGTCACCTCATTAACTGGAAACTCCGACCCTCCCCCATTCCCAAAACCCCACCCACCATGAAACCTACAAAGTGCTGGGGCCATAACACCACGACCACCCACGCTCTCAACACCATTAGACACAGCAGGACCACTACTAAGATCCTTATTTCCCATATTCAAAGGAAGCACCGGGATTTCAATGCTACTCGCCCGACCCACATGAAGTTCACTCATAAGCAAACACCACATGGCATCACCCTTACTCAAATTTGGTCTAACCTGCTGCAAAATACACACCATACCCGCAAGCGAGTACTCCTCCAACTGCCTCAAATCCGTGAACACAGGCTCTGAATCATCCGAATTCCCATCACCACCACCGTTACCTCGATCACTAATACCACTACTTGTCAAATACGCCAAGGAGTTATGCATAATGTTTGTCAAAACATCCATACCACCATACCAATGCCCGTTTCTCAAAATCGCTTTAAGGGCAACATCCTCATCATATCCCAATGCAACAAGCTTAGAAATAGCTTCATTGTAGAGGAATTCCAAGTTTTTTAACAGAAACTCCTCTATTTGTTCCTCGGAACAGTAGCCCCACCCGTTATCTTCGGTATCAGGGTCATTAGAATCAGGGTTTTGGGTCGAGTCCTTGAGACCCAGATGATCCAGACGGTATTTCCAAGATTTGAGACTAGAATCAAATACGGATTTGGAGATTGATGCTCTGTCTAAATGAGCATTGGAATCGAATTCAGGTTTCACCGATCGGAGCCTCCGATTCGCTCTGATGTGCTTCTCTCTTACAGTGCAACCCATGTGCGTGTATATGTTTAAACAGAGATTGATACAGAACCGCAATAgaattacaaaaagaaatagaCTATTAATCTGTATGAAATAAGAACGAATTTTTATGCTATTTGAGAGACTCACTGTATTTCTGGAGAGGATCGGCTATTGATTCTGCACGACgcagcagagagagagagagattgtaaACGCGCACGAGTGGATGACAACTGACAAGGAAAGGGCATGCAAATTGCAGAGAGCTTGATATGGTTTAGGTGTTGATCTATGGCTTATCGGATttatattagagaaatgatatttgtactaGTGCCCAagtaattcatataaaaaaatttaactttttaataataaattatatatatttttttaaagcgattgtATGGTCCTTACGTATTCTATAATTACATGACTACCACTTAAATGatagttatttaaaaaatatcacataatCAACTATGAATGGAGATAACAATTTATTGGCTAAAGAAAAGCATATTAATCAATTAAGAATTATTCAtgtaaacattaatttatataatataacattttatgatAAGATGTGAGTAGTATGTGCCTATATTCCAGGAGTATCTATCAATTAATCGAGATAATCTAATTACTGTCGTTCACAAATTTAGACAAAGTTGATCCgctttgaaaatttttgtatCAAATTAAGATTGTATATGAATTAATTTTAATCTAACTCATCCAATTAAATAGATGGAGTTCTAAACCCTAATTCagttaattttgtataaaattcgTTGTGTAAAAAACTATAGATCCTAATTGGCCATCTAATATACATACATggatcatgattttttttattttgaaaaaatggataATGATTTGTGATTGGACAAGGTGGCACTGTTTCTGTAGAGTggaccataaaaaaaaaaaaaaaaaccaaacaaaataagaagaagaagaaagaggaggtTGAGAAGggaaggaaggaaaaagaagCAAGTGGAGGGTGGTTGGGAAGGAATTTGGGTGGACCAATATAAATATTGATTATGGACCACAATTAAGTTGGTTTTTGTGCTCTTTCTGCTTAATAAACCCCAACTTCTTGCAGTCTAcggttggtttggatagtgaaaaaatatggttttagataaaagttaaaagttaaataaaatattattttttaatattattattattttgaaatttgaaaaagtctaattgagatttgaaaaaattaaattatttattatattttgtgtggaaattttgaaaaactataacgatgaaatgagataagataagatgagatgaaattaaacactctttgaatccaaacgagcCAAATATAAccccaagaaaagaaaatagatcaaaatcatttcttgCGTTGAGTTTTCAATTCTATTAGATTGTAGTTGATGTAGTAAATAAGCCACAGATGTCACACGGTATGGGCATATTGTGGAGGAAATTAAGCAAGTTTTAAATGGTTTGGATCCTTGGCAGATCTGCTATGTTAAGAGGGCTTCTAATCAAGTTGCACATGTTCTTGCAAAACATGCTTTATTATATAGTTCTAAGTGTGTAGATAAGGGATTTGTACCTAATTGTATTAGTGGGATTATGCTGTCTAATTTGGTTATTCAGTAATGAAAGTGGATGtgtttttactaaaaaaaaatctattagaTTAAGATAAATCAGTTTAAGcctttataagatatttttccaCCATAAGTGaaagtttatcaataaaattggagtatcgtcattttctctaaaaaaattaaacttttatcaATTGCATTCTTTCATCTATATTCTGTTTGCATTTTTAGTACaatgtgttttttaataatgtagATAAAAGCTAAGGTATCATTAATAGGGTTAGCTAACATATTGAAAGattcaaaactttcaattaGGATGTGAATCATATTCAATTAAAGTTTAAGGAAGTAAGTGATGATAAGACAATAGTTTGCAAGACGAGAAATCATGTAACTAACCCTAAAAAGTTCTATAACAATCAGATTGTATTACGTAGAGatcattattatatttgattgagGTATGAATATCTTGCTCTCATGTAACTATGGGAGAATAATATTGTATGACGAGTAAATCTTTAGGCATGTGTAGACATCAAACGAGACCAGGTATGGTAGTTCTCACTGATAAGAGGTTGCGTAACTAAAAGAACACTAGGACTATCActaagatgaagaaaataaggagaaatgACATCCTTGGAATCGAATTTGTGAGACAACGCCATAGAAGCAATGAAAAAGAACGTCTGATACCATATAAATGTAAACTCTACCAGAGCACGGGAAGGGTGAAACCCTAACAGACCAAAGgtcgggagagagagagagagggtgaatCTTCCAGAAGAAGTGAAgaaaagatattattgtaaaagTGTATTTACATCCGTGTACAGTAGCGGTATTTATAGTAATatatgaggaaataaaaaacatGTGACTAACATGTGATACAAAGaggaataataaacttaaagaATAAGTTTAATTCCTTATACATGTCGTGGTGATAAGGGTCAAATGATCTGGAATCCCATTTCTCCATGAGTAAGACTACAAAAGGGAACCCCGCCCTAGACCCACTGTCATGACCATGGAATCCACAATTGTCATGACACTTGATGATCGACAACATCGCCATCGCCCATTGCCATGACCCATTGCCATCGACCAGGGCTCTAAACCC
It contains:
- the LOC121234831 gene encoding MND1-interacting protein 1-like; this translates as MGCTVREKHIRANRRLRSVKPEFDSNAHLDRASISKSVFDSSLKSWKYRLDHLGLKDSTQNPDSNDPDTEDNGWGYCSEEQIEEFLLKNLEFLYNEAISKLVALGYDEDVALKAILRNGHWYGGMDVLTNIMHNSLAYLTSSGISDRGNGGGDGNSDDSEPVFTDLRQLEEYSLAGMVCILQQVRPNLSKGDAMWCLLMSELHVGRASSIEIPVLPLNMGNKDLSSGPAVSNGVESVGGRGVMAPALCRFHGGWGFGNGGGSEFPVNEVTLPRDIECPKRFNLSPSMKSLLKRNVASFAAGFRANSKQLQLHSQACPSALSHGHAHFVLGAEVPAEQNEDSLGLNNQEVVNSVLSKFRDLKLDESWDSVAEDQKDEMIVTLLHQVKDLEKQVKDRKEWAHQKAMQAARKLCHDLTELKMLRMEREETQRLKKGKQTLDDTTMKRLSEMENALRKASGQVDRANAAVRRLETENAEIRAEMEASKLSASESVETCLEVAKREKKCMKKLLAWEKQKTKLQEEIADEKQKIMELQQQLVLITLAQKEAEEKWRQELKAKELAFAQVEEERRSKEAAEAGNKRKVEALRLKLEIDFQRHKDDIQRLEQELSRLKASAPSPESHYPSNMVSTAYDEEAKPKGETIAKLLHELYGQEDPSDKEANCDRECMICSKDEVSIVFLPCAHQVLCANCSDSYGKRGKATCPCCRVPIEQRIRVYGAR